Proteins from a genomic interval of Rosa chinensis cultivar Old Blush chromosome 2, RchiOBHm-V2, whole genome shotgun sequence:
- the LOC112187362 gene encoding NAC domain-containing protein 2, protein MKAELDLPAGFRFHPTDEELVNHYLIKKCASQNISVPIIKEIDLYKFDPWQLPEMALYGEKEWYFFSPRDRKYPNGSRPNRAAGTGYWKATGADKHIGKPKALGIKKALVFYAGKAPKGVKTNWIMHEYRLANVDRSASKKNHNLRLDDWVLCRIYNKKGSIEKYNTATMDRNKVATYSEIMDHEQKPVLKNIQFNVAPSQGQQTPLAAVPVSQHTDMLSGDYSAPRLQHTTDCSSSSDHVFSPEVQSEFQWSSPEFNELDKSMNLNFLDNNDEFNYMDGFSLADISDPFGNQAQAQPQYQMDQQDLFMYLQNQI, encoded by the exons ATGAAGGCGGAGTTGGATTTACCGGCGGGGTTCAGGTTTCACCCGACCGACGAGGAGTTGGTGAACCACtacttgattaagaaatgtGCTTCCCAGAATATTTCGGTTCCCATCATCAAAGAGATTGATCTTTACAAGTTCGATCCGTGGCAGTTACCTG AAATGGCGCTTTATGGCGAGAAAGAATGGTATTTCTTTTCCCCAAGGGACAGAAAATATCCGAACGGTTCAAGGCCGAACCGGGCGGCAGGAACCGGGTACTGGAAGGCGACCGGAGCAGACAAGCACATTGGAAAGCCGAAAGCACTTGGGATCAAAAAGGCTCTTGTTTTCTATGCCGGGAAAGCCCCTAAAGGAGTCAAGACCAATTGGATCATGCATGAGTATCGACTTGCAAATGTTGATAGGTCTGCTTCCAAGAAAAACCACAACTTGAGG CTTGATGATTGGGTGCTATGCCGAATTTACAACAAGAAGGGTAGCATTGAGAAGTATAATACTGCTACCATGGACCGGAATAAAGTGGCAACTTACTCGGAAATAATGGACCATGAGCAGAAGCCAGTATTGAAAAACATACAGTTCAATGTAGCACCATCACAAGGTCAACAAACGCCATTAGCTGCAGTACCAGTGTCACAGCACACAGATATGTTGTCCGGAGATTATTCAGCACCGAGATTGCAGCACACAACGGACTGTTCTAGCAGCTCGGATCATGTATTCTCGCCGGAGGTTCAGAGCGAGTTCCAGTGGAGTAGTCCTGAATTCAATGAATTGGACAAGTCGATGAACTTGAACTTCCTTGATAACAATGACGAGTTCAATTACATGGATGGCTTCTCACTAGCAGATATTAGTGACCCTTTTGGCAATCAAGCTCAAGCTCAGCCTCAGTATCAAATGGACCAGCAGGACCTGTTCATGTACCTGCAAAATCAAATTTAA